The Streptomyces avermitilis MA-4680 = NBRC 14893 genome contains a region encoding:
- a CDS encoding lipid-transfer protein, whose translation MAGLKDATAIVGIGQTPFAKHLPEDERTLACRAVLAALDDAGIAPGEVDALASYTMEETDEVQLAKAVGFGDLTFFSKVGYGGGGSCATVAHLAAAIATGQATVGVAWRSRKRGSGPRPWKNTSAQLPTPAQWTRPFGLLRPADEIGMLTRRYMHEYGATRDHLFNVALACRNRANQNPAAIMYDRPLTREMYMTSRWISEPLCLFDNCLETDGALACVVVSAARARDCPQRPAYIHSAAQGLPAQHHGMVNYWNDDPLTGPAWTAARHLWKHADLSPQDVDVAQIYDAFTPLIPLSLEGYGFCGRGEGGAFTEGGALEIGGRLPLNTGGGGLSEAYVHGFNLINEGVRQLRGTSTAQVPGAATCLVTAGEGVPTSALLLRS comes from the coding sequence ATGGCCGGACTCAAGGACGCCACCGCGATCGTCGGTATCGGTCAGACACCCTTCGCCAAGCACCTCCCCGAGGACGAGCGGACCTTGGCCTGCCGGGCCGTGCTCGCCGCCCTCGACGACGCGGGAATCGCCCCGGGCGAGGTCGACGCCCTTGCCTCCTACACGATGGAGGAGACCGACGAGGTCCAGCTGGCGAAGGCGGTCGGGTTCGGGGACCTGACCTTCTTCAGCAAGGTCGGGTACGGCGGCGGCGGTTCCTGTGCCACCGTCGCCCATCTCGCCGCCGCCATCGCCACCGGGCAGGCCACGGTCGGCGTCGCCTGGCGGTCGCGCAAGCGGGGCAGCGGGCCGCGGCCGTGGAAGAACACCAGCGCCCAACTCCCCACCCCCGCCCAGTGGACCCGTCCCTTCGGCCTCCTCAGACCGGCCGACGAGATCGGGATGCTGACCCGCCGCTACATGCACGAGTACGGGGCGACCCGGGACCACCTCTTCAATGTCGCCCTCGCCTGCCGGAACCGCGCCAACCAGAACCCGGCGGCGATCATGTACGACCGCCCGCTCACCCGCGAGATGTACATGACCTCCCGGTGGATCAGTGAGCCCCTCTGCCTCTTCGACAACTGCCTGGAGACGGACGGGGCGTTGGCGTGCGTGGTCGTCTCCGCCGCGCGGGCGCGGGACTGTCCGCAACGGCCCGCCTACATCCACTCCGCCGCCCAGGGCCTGCCCGCCCAGCACCACGGCATGGTCAACTACTGGAACGACGATCCGCTCACCGGCCCCGCCTGGACGGCCGCCCGGCACCTGTGGAAGCACGCCGACCTCTCCCCGCAGGACGTGGATGTCGCGCAGATCTACGACGCGTTCACCCCGCTGATACCGCTGTCCCTGGAGGGCTACGGCTTCTGCGGGCGGGGGGAGGGCGGGGCCTTCACGGAGGGCGGTGCGCTGGAGATCGGCGGCCGGCTGCCCCTGAACACGGGGGGCGGGGGCCTGTCCGAGGCGTATGTGCATGGGTTCAACCTCATCAACGAGGGCGTGAGACAGCTGCGGGGGACGAGCACCGCCCAGGTCCCGGGCGCCGCCACCTGCCTGGTCACGGCCGGCGAAGGCGTACCGACGTCCGCACTTCTCCTGAGGAGTTGA
- a CDS encoding Zn-ribbon domain-containing OB-fold protein, with the protein MLTPVVDDDGAPFWEYAARGELRVQACADCGEPRFPPRPCCPHCRSFASEWRLMSGKGRVWSYVVPHPPLLPEYAAQAPYNVIVVELAEAPRIRLVGNLVSEADAPLDGVAPERVRIGARVQAVFSSAGLPQWVLERP; encoded by the coding sequence ATGCTCACACCGGTCGTGGACGACGACGGCGCCCCCTTCTGGGAGTACGCCGCCCGGGGCGAGCTGAGGGTCCAGGCGTGCGCCGACTGCGGCGAGCCGCGCTTCCCGCCCCGTCCCTGCTGCCCGCACTGCCGGTCCTTCGCGAGCGAGTGGCGGCTGATGAGCGGGAAGGGGCGCGTCTGGTCGTACGTCGTCCCCCACCCGCCGCTCCTGCCGGAGTACGCGGCGCAGGCCCCGTACAACGTGATCGTCGTCGAGCTCGCCGAAGCACCCCGGATACGCCTGGTCGGCAACCTGGTCAGCGAGGCCGACGCGCCGCTCGACGGTGTCGCGCCGGAACGCGTGCGGATCGGCGCCAGGGTGCAGGCCGTCTTCAGCAGCGCCGGACTGCCCCAGTGGGTACTGGAGCGGCCATGA
- a CDS encoding enoyl-CoA hydratase/isomerase family protein produces the protein MTLRVVADKDTGVAVVTLDRPERLNAIDLETAAELAAVWSALRRDDSVRAVVLTGAGGRAFCTGIDRGVDVPQPTSPYMADDPLLTVGPKSNDLWKPVVCAVNGMACGGAFYLLGESEFVVADSTATFFDPHTTYGMVSAYESVLMAQRMPYGEAARMALMGTAERISARRAYEVGLVSEVTAPGEALAAATRCAAVIAGCPTEAVQGTVRALWAAKEAARTAGYAQAPHLIALGNLPGERQAELFGERSREHRLR, from the coding sequence ATGACCCTGCGCGTCGTCGCGGACAAGGACACCGGCGTCGCCGTCGTCACCCTCGACCGGCCCGAGCGGCTCAACGCGATCGATCTGGAGACGGCCGCCGAACTCGCCGCCGTGTGGAGCGCGTTGCGGCGCGACGACTCGGTGCGGGCCGTCGTCCTGACCGGAGCCGGCGGGCGGGCGTTCTGCACCGGCATCGACCGGGGCGTCGACGTTCCGCAGCCCACCTCGCCCTACATGGCCGACGATCCGCTCCTCACCGTCGGGCCCAAGTCCAACGACCTGTGGAAACCCGTCGTCTGTGCCGTGAACGGGATGGCCTGCGGCGGCGCCTTCTATCTGCTCGGCGAGAGCGAGTTCGTCGTCGCCGACTCGACCGCGACCTTCTTCGACCCGCATACGACGTACGGCATGGTCAGCGCGTACGAGTCGGTCCTCATGGCGCAGCGGATGCCGTACGGGGAGGCGGCGCGGATGGCGTTGATGGGGACGGCGGAGCGGATCTCGGCGCGGCGGGCGTACGAGGTGGGGCTGGTGTCCGAGGTGACGGCACCCGGGGAGGCGTTGGCGGCTGCAACGCGGTGCGCGGCCGTCATCGCCGGCTGCCCGACCGAGGCCGTACAGGGGACCGTGCGGGCGCTGTGGGCCGCCAAGGAGGCGGCCCGTACCGCGGGATACGCACAGGCGCCGCACCTGATCGCGCTCGGAAATCTGCCGGGTGAGCGACAGGCGGAGCTGTTCGGGGAACGAAGCCGCGAGCACAGGTTGCGCTAG
- a CDS encoding alpha/beta fold hydrolase produces MVNHRMIDVNGIRLHIAEQGEGPLVVLLHGFPESSYSWRHQFGPLAAAGFRVVAPDQRGYGRSDRPESVDAYTILHLVGDVIGLIHALGEETAYVVGHDWGAPVAWHTALLRPDVVRGVAGLSVPPPFRGERPPLDAMDEMFDGQFYWNYFAQPGVADAEFGRDARGSLRKFLYSASGDAPGAGSGRQPLVAPGRGFLDGMPDPEVLPGWITEADLDVFAEEFAPGFTGALNWYRNLDRNWELTAAWQGAVVSPPALYMYGDRDAVPAFPGTAELIEKLPALMPNLRREPLVLPGCGHWTQQERPNEVNAALVDFLTGLRGEQRI; encoded by the coding sequence ATGGTCAACCATCGCATGATCGACGTGAACGGCATCCGGCTGCACATCGCGGAGCAGGGCGAGGGACCGCTGGTCGTGCTGCTGCACGGCTTCCCCGAGTCCTCGTACTCATGGCGCCATCAGTTCGGGCCACTGGCGGCCGCCGGCTTCCGCGTGGTCGCCCCGGACCAGCGCGGATACGGGCGCAGCGACCGTCCCGAGAGCGTGGACGCGTACACCATCCTGCACCTCGTCGGCGATGTGATCGGCCTGATCCACGCCCTCGGGGAGGAGACGGCGTACGTCGTCGGGCACGACTGGGGCGCGCCGGTGGCCTGGCACACCGCGCTGCTGCGGCCCGATGTCGTGCGCGGGGTCGCGGGGCTGAGCGTGCCGCCGCCGTTCCGGGGCGAGCGGCCGCCACTGGATGCGATGGACGAGATGTTCGACGGACAGTTCTACTGGAACTACTTCGCCCAGCCAGGTGTCGCCGACGCCGAGTTCGGGCGGGACGCACGTGGCTCGCTGCGGAAGTTCCTGTACTCGGCCTCCGGTGACGCCCCGGGCGCGGGCAGCGGACGGCAGCCGCTGGTCGCACCGGGGCGGGGCTTCCTCGACGGGATGCCCGACCCCGAGGTGCTGCCGGGGTGGATCACGGAGGCGGACCTCGACGTGTTCGCGGAGGAGTTCGCGCCCGGATTCACCGGGGCGCTCAACTGGTACCGCAATCTCGACCGCAACTGGGAGCTGACGGCGGCCTGGCAGGGCGCGGTCGTCAGCCCGCCGGCGCTGTACATGTACGGCGACCGGGATGCCGTCCCCGCGTTCCCCGGCACGGCCGAACTGATCGAGAAGCTCCCCGCGTTGATGCCCAACCTGCGCCGCGAGCCGCTGGTGCTGCCGGGCTGCGGACACTGGACACAGCAGGAGCGACCGAACGAGGTGAACGCGGCGCTGGTCGACTTCCTGACCGGGCTGCGGGGCGAGCAGAGGATCTGA
- a CDS encoding NADPH-dependent FMN reductase: MMSTVLSGHPASGALHADDRPLIVGLGGTARRGFSSEVCLRTALEAAEQAGARVELFSADALDLPMYQPASSHRTERAVALVEAVRACDGLILASPSYHGNLSGLVKNALDYFEDLRDDARPYLEGRAVGCITCAAGWQGTVATLTSLRGIVHALRGWPTPLGVTVNSATPVVVDGAIEDAGPRQRLGLLGEQVVGFAHARRG, encoded by the coding sequence ATGATGTCGACGGTACTGTCAGGCCACCCGGCGTCCGGCGCACTTCACGCGGACGACCGGCCACTCATCGTCGGGCTCGGGGGAACGGCACGCCGCGGTTTCTCGTCCGAGGTCTGCCTGCGCACGGCACTCGAAGCGGCCGAGCAGGCCGGCGCGCGCGTCGAGCTCTTCAGCGCCGACGCCCTCGACCTGCCGATGTACCAGCCCGCGAGCAGCCATCGCACCGAGCGCGCCGTCGCGCTGGTCGAAGCCGTCAGGGCGTGCGACGGGCTCATCCTCGCTTCGCCCAGCTACCACGGCAACCTCTCGGGACTCGTCAAGAACGCCCTCGACTACTTCGAGGACCTGCGCGACGACGCGCGGCCCTACCTCGAAGGGCGCGCCGTCGGCTGCATCACGTGCGCGGCCGGCTGGCAGGGGACGGTGGCCACGCTCACCAGCCTGCGCGGGATCGTCCACGCCCTGCGCGGCTGGCCGACCCCGCTCGGGGTGACGGTCAACTCCGCGACACCGGTGGTGGTCGACGGGGCGATCGAGGACGCCGGGCCTCGGCAGCGCCTGGGCCTGCTCGGCGAGCAGGTCGTCGGCTTCGCTCACGCGCGCCGCGGCTGA
- a CDS encoding winged helix-turn-helix transcriptional regulator, with the protein MGLLDRVQYASDPDRYEYRLTAAGRELFGAIVVLMRWGDTHLAGPEGPPIVLTHRTCGEVTHPRLTCDVCGEEITIHSVTPSRGPGFLEADPAPPEDPARSERNS; encoded by the coding sequence GTGGGCCTGCTCGACCGAGTGCAGTACGCCAGCGATCCGGACCGCTACGAGTACCGCCTGACGGCCGCCGGCCGGGAGTTGTTCGGAGCGATCGTGGTGCTCATGCGCTGGGGCGACACCCACCTCGCCGGGCCGGAGGGCCCGCCGATCGTGCTCACGCACCGGACCTGCGGCGAGGTCACTCATCCGAGGCTCACCTGCGATGTGTGCGGTGAGGAAATCACCATCCACAGCGTCACGCCCAGCCGCGGGCCCGGGTTCCTGGAAGCCGATCCCGCGCCGCCCGAGGACCCGGCACGCTCCGAGAGGAACTCATGA